The genomic stretch GATTATTAACATATTAGACAAGCAGGGGAAGATCATTAACTGAGGTCTTTGACTTCTTATTTTGACAGGGTGTTGCAATCTTTTGCAAGATTTTGGATTCTGATGCTTCTCCCGAGCAAGCTGGCATTagcaaatatgaatatattgaaagagaaaatatttttaacagcactgaaataataataaaaaaacactgtgattattattagtattaaagtGGAAGTTGTTTACCGCTTTAATATTCATATCTTTGTGATGAAAACCATCATTTTCAGCTTCATCTCTAAAACGACTGCATCCTTGGCTGACTTTCACGGTAGCAGTGCGCCTGTCGTCAATGTTTGTTCTGGCAGTGAAAACGTTCCACACCTCCAGCAGATTTGATAAAAACTACAGTATTTGAAGTTATTTTCTCCGTTTCACTGGGCTTAACTCCACGTCAAAAAGCTTTCCTCCTGTCTTCCGGAATCAATCTGCACATGCGCGGTAACATGGAATAGTTCATTGTATGGAAAGGTAGGGGTTAAAACGCCTAGAGTGTTCATTTTGATGTAGCTTCAAGCATTAAGACAAAACAGTAGTATGTACTTGAAATTGAAGAAATTAAATCAATAATCGCTTTTTATGAGACGTTTGGGGGCCCCTGGAAATGTCATGGCCTCAGGCAATTGTCTGTGTTTGCCTAATGGTATGTCCGCCCCTGGCTATACTTACATTTGATTTTGTATTCACCTGTAGACCTTTACAGGAGGTGTACTTTGTATACAGAAATAGAGTATTTGTATCCCCTCTTCaacaagcatatcgttcatatcgatatagactggatttgatgtggaggtctcatgtttcaagatggcgccaccTGCGTGTTAAGTGTTAAGTAAGGCAGCTCTGTATCATTTATAGCCGAGCGAACAGAGAAACCACAGAAatacggaggaggagaggctgcatagcgggagtgaaaggtgaaaaagacggtataaaggttgttGTATAAAGATGGTATTAACCATGTTTACCATCTATCATCATGGGGAACGGGAAATGGAAATGTGAATGGCGCTAACCCAGCTGCAAAGAGACTACCTTgagtgcagcatgattgcactgaagattgaacattatatataattttttatagatttattttaaaaaagggaaTATAGTATTTTATTGCATCTTCTATCATCCGCTTAAAAAATGATGCTGACACCATTCATACGATTGTGAATGGAACCCGAAAGTggcaaaaaaagcacaatatatttcttatttttggcaTCCAGACCCCTTTTTTatgttctgtggttatcatcacacttctcTTATCTGCCATAATTGGTCTCACTCTGTGGTGGTGTCACAAAAAAGACCAATAAAACAAAGCAATTATGGAGTTAATGTTAAGATGTGGCTGAACAGTGGATAGCGCGCAGGagctgggttcgattccccgcttgggcatctctgtgtgaagtttgcatgttctccctttcgccgggtactccgatttcctcccacattccaaaaacatgctaggttaattagcgactccaaattgtccataggtatgaatgtgagtgtgaatggttgtttgtctatatgtgccctgtgattggctggagaccagtcctgggtgtacccagCTTCTTGTCtagctccagcatgcccggataagcagtacagaaaatggactGAGGTTAAGATGTTCACAAGATGATGACTTCCTGGTTGGTTTCCTCCACATTGTCATCGGCTAGGTGTCAAAAAGAACACAATTTATTTCATTCTTGATGCTTTTAGCGTAATCAAAACAAGCCACACCTCTGTTAAGTCCTGCGAACTGAGGCAAATGTAGTGTCCCCACAGTCACACCCTTACAATAACTCCAACTCTCACACACATCCTTCCTCAACACTCGCAACAAGACATGACAAAGCACACTCACGGcaggtgcattcatggacttCTGGATGCCGAACATCATTGTCAGATTAAGACCGCTGGACATCCGTGAGTAACAGCGGCTAATAAAATTCATTGAAGTGCAGCAGAGGTTCATATAAATATGGACGGCCGCAAGCTTAGCATGAAGATAGAACAACAGCCACGGACTTGAGAGGCACTTCATTAACAGTCAGTTTCGTCTCACCATCGCATATTACAAGACAAACAACGCTCTTCTGGTCTTCACAATAGAGATGCTGTGCTTTACATCCCGTCTGAATACATTAAACTAACTAAGGGTCTCTTAAATGCTTCCCccacagcaaaaataaacatCTTTGTTCTgcaacaatatgaacaaaaataaggGTCTCCGAAAAGCTGCTCGGACCAGCAATCTTCTACtttctacacacacaaaaaaagcaatgGCTAAGATGGCCCAATTACATTGTGCAGGATAAAggtgatgtacagtaaacctcggatatatcggactcggatatatcggaaattcgctcacaacggacagataaaaaagaaccgatttttctgtaatgcatttccaataaaaattcattgcatatatcagattttttataacggatttcgcctatttcggacaaaatctccagtcccgttccaatgcatttctattaaatttccctcgcatatatcggatggccgcatcgtggcgctccgattcgccgaatcgtgacaggccgctatacgacgtcatttgcagcgtttgcagcgttgcctgcgcgtccaggtacattggaaacatagtcaaggaagtgcctttttataacggataaaatcccatttacgcatataccggatataaatccgatatatgcgtaaaacggacatttcccatataacggatttcgcttatatcggacaaaaccagtgggaacaattgaatccgatatatccgaggtttactgtatctcttAGTTTTACTATTCTTCCTGTACTGTGTTAGAAAATGACAACACTCTTCTAAATACCTTTAACCCCAATTAACCcattagttaattagttagtTCAGGTAAACTGCAGAAACATTGCTAAGAGACAGACAAATTATATCGTGCTCTGTAGTATGTTGTAACTGTATACTGTCATTTATCCTTGTCAATAAAATGCAGTGAAAATGGCCAAATTtcagacatggtgattaatcatgattaactcaTGTGTAAATTactaattgcattttttttcaacccatcCCTATCCACCCCAACTCCATATCGCCTGCACATCTGTGCCTCAACTGCAAATTGTTGCTGAAATAATATACAGCAAACACAAATTGAGATATGCAACCGACTCACATAAATGAAGAATGCGTCCATGCAAAGCAcagttaaaataatatttatttgatcTTTTGGAATATGTAGAGAagtaaacatttgtttttccGTCAGAAATGTTAGAAAAGGAAAGAAGGTTGTTGTGCCGTCATGCTCCATGACAGCATTGTTCATTATGCCAacagttcatgttcatgttcttaATACTTGTGTGAAAATGAGGCGCCACACGATAATATTGTACTGTTTTCcacatatttacaagaaaagacAAATATTTAACCTAAGGCTATAAATGTAAAGATGGATATCTTGTGCGGATGTAGACTGTGGAGGCTAAGTGTGtgtaatgtgtatttttgttagTCTGCCAGCAGCAGATAAAAGTGAGTAAAAGGATGGAGGAGGTTTTTTAATGCGGTTGACTTTGGTGGCGGAAAAGATCAAATCTGCCTGATAGTAAAATGAAGGAGGAAGAGAAAGACACTTGGGCAGAGAGAATCAGTCCCATTGCCGAATACGGAattagaccacacacacacacatacattctgAGTGGCAGTGGAGATTAACACACTTCACCAACACATTTCCACATGTTATACACTTTCAGTCACCTCTTTCTCATCCACACAAACAGCTTCACACACCTCAGTGGATGTCCGGGATACAGTTTTCCATGTATTGTTTCacatagaagaagaaagtccAAACAGATTTCCAGTATGGAGATGACTTCTTCCATCTGATGATGTTAGATGGTCATATAGTTTATATGAGCAACCAGGAACATCCCACTGAGTTTCacatatagattttttaaaagtgtttttttttatttttttaaaatctttttgcCACTGAACCAGTAAGCAAGGAGCCCCTTTGTCCCATtggaaacaaagaaaataaagtcagacGTACAATCCTTTTGTTTGATAGATAACAACAGTGAGGAGATTGTCAAAGTCTTGGCATTATGTTCAATGAACAAGGTCACGTAAATAAAGTGTCTGAATAAACCCTTCATCTCCTGAGCAGTTCGTCCTGGTGCAGCCATCACAGTGACGTTTGTGTCGCGTTTCAAAGAAGGGAGGAGTAAATCAATGTGTtttagggggtggggggtctaGTCAGAGCAAATATTGGAGTGTAAAATGATGCCTGACATTCTCGATATAAAAGCAGCATTCTAAACCCCTTTTCCTGCACCTTTAGTTCAGGCGGTTCTGCATCCGTTCATTCGGAGTGCAATCCCTGACACTAAAAGGTGTGAAAGCTCCCCAGGCCAGCACTTTTTCTCTGCAGCTCAGAAGCGCTTAAATAGGAATATGCAGGATGAAGTCTCTATTAAAGCCCATCAGAAAGAACGTTTCCAGGACTTACACAGGATCTTCTGGAAAGCTCTGCGGAAGTCCTGGTTGAAGATAGTGTAGATGACCGGATTTAATGAGCTGTTACAGTAGCCGATCCAGAAGAAGAACTTAAACAGAGTCTCTGGGATCTTGCACAGTTCTCTGCAGATTCCATACAGGCTGTAGGAGAAGAAAAAGGGGAACCAGCACACAACAAAAACCCCCATGACAACAGCAAGGACGAACGTAAAACGTTTTTCTCGAGCGGCCGAAACCTTCTTCCTGTTAACTGTGCTTCTACGTTTACGACGAGATGAAAATAACTCCATGGACTTGGAACTGGCGCAGGACTTCCTGCTGGAGAATTTTGATGCCGAGCTACTTTTCCGGCTGGACTTTCTGTCTTTTCTGTCATCGTTGCGATTTTTGGATGACGAGGAACTTTTCTTGGGCTTCTCATCTGACGAGCTACTGTCGTCAAAGTCGTCGTGGTGGTCAGTGTGTGGATTTTTGGAAGTGGTTGTCAAGGAGGAGCTAGCTGCGTGGTCCTTGCAGTGGCCGTTCTCGCATTCCTGCTCTTTAACACTCCCGCCACGGTTCGACTTAAATGAATCGGTTTTGCCTTGATCCGTTCGATCCATACCGTTTTCCTGTGGTGAATCCACGTCCCTTTTCTTCTCTGACATGGTTCTAGTCCTGGTTTTTGCCACTTGGTAGATCCGGATATAGACCAGAATCATGATGACACACGGGGCAAAGAAAGACCCGATACTGGAGTAGAGGATGTACCAGGTCTCATCGTTGATAATGCACTGGGGAGTTGCCTCATTGTTGCTCCGGTCCATTGATATCAACGGAGGGAAGGAGATAACAGCTGAGATCAACCAGACCACTACAATCATCCCTTTAACTCTTTTTGGCGTTCTCTTCAAATTGTACTCTACCGCCTGTGTCACCGACCAGTAACGATCCAAACTAATAGCACAGAGGTGCACAATGGACGAGGTGCAGAATAAAACATCCAGCGCCAGGTAGATATCGCACCAGATCTTGCCGAAAAGCCAATAACCCATGAGTTCGTTAGCCAGAGAGAAGGGCATGACCAAGGTGGCCACCAGGATGTCTGCGCTGGCCAGAGACACCAAAAAAAGATTCTGGGGCGGTTTCAGAGCTCTGCTTGTTAAAACGGCGATGACAACCAACACATTGCCGACGATCGTAAACAAAATGAGGAAACTGACAAGTCCAGCCAGACCCCAGATGGCGAGAGGGGTGTACTTGCTTTGCGAGGTGCTGTTAGCGGAGACGTTGTCTGCCTCCATCGCCTCCTCTAAAGCggagatatttaaaaaatccattGTGGCATTTAGTTGATGGCTCCTAAAAAGTCAAATGTCCATGGTTAATGTGAAGCAGGATCAGGACTTCACAGCAAAAAAGCGACGATATccaatgtcatttttcttctctttccaCTCGTGGACCTCCCACATCCTTCTACATAAATGCAAAACTAGACTGAGTATGAGTGTTAGTTCCAAAATAGGCGCACGATGCTCCACTGATCAGTGTCCATGCTCAGAGAGCGCACTCCCTTCTGAGCACGTCCTCGCTCCTACTGCCTGCTCCTGcatctctcctcctcctcttcctccgctCCCCCGCGGAACGTTTGCGGCTGTGAGGCAGCGCAACAACCACGTGtcgtggttttttttgttttttttttccaagagaaAGGATGGAGCTACTCCTCCCCACAAAAGAGATGAGAGCAATAATTGGAGAGAAAGGCGGAACCAAGTAATACAATACTTACTTTGGTCACAAGTCGTTTATTTCATGTAGCTGAGGATGTGCATCTTCACAGTTTATCACAtgaattttacatatttacggCAGTGTGCATCATACTGCTGTGGAAACCACTGACAGTTCCACTGGAGGTCACATTGCTGTCAAGATGCACCGAGGAGACACACGGCTGCCTTTTTTCCTTCCGTGTGCACACTGGAGGTCACTATTGCAACAGCCAGCTCACACTTAAAAGTATGAGAATGATATTGACGCTATTGCATCCATTAAAAACATCAAATTATAGAATATTTATGCATATTATATGGATAAAAAACACCGGGCCAACTGGAGTGTGAATGAAAATTTAATTCTAGTTCAActaaacatggtaatggtaatggtaatggtaatggtaatggttttatttcatttga from Doryrhamphus excisus isolate RoL2022-K1 chromosome 1, RoL_Dexc_1.0, whole genome shotgun sequence encodes the following:
- the adra2c gene encoding alpha-2C adrenergic receptor; translated protein: MDFLNISALEEAMEADNVSANSTSQSKYTPLAIWGLAGLVSFLILFTIVGNVLVVIAVLTSRALKPPQNLFLVSLASADILVATLVMPFSLANELMGYWLFGKIWCDIYLALDVLFCTSSIVHLCAISLDRYWSVTQAVEYNLKRTPKRVKGMIVVVWLISAVISFPPLISMDRSNNEATPQCIINDETWYILYSSIGSFFAPCVIMILVYIRIYQVAKTRTRTMSEKKRDVDSPQENGMDRTDQGKTDSFKSNRGGSVKEQECENGHCKDHAASSSLTTTSKNPHTDHHDDFDDSSSSDEKPKKSSSSSKNRNDDRKDRKSSRKSSSASKFSSRKSCASSKSMELFSSRRKRRSTVNRKKVSAAREKRFTFVLAVVMGVFVVCWFPFFFSYSLYGICRELCKIPETLFKFFFWIGYCNSSLNPVIYTIFNQDFRRAFQKILCKSWKRSF